From a region of the Desulfobulbaceae bacterium genome:
- a CDS encoding Gfo/Idh/MocA family oxidoreductase, protein MIKSRIGVIGVGYLGLHHARKYAAMENVDLVGVADIDISRAKEIAHQLNTRSFGDFKELLPLVDAVSIVVPTKKHFEVANACLDYGVDVLIEKPITVTIDEADALISKAELCKRVLQVGHIEQFNPAVLAMEQYITSPIFIESQRIHSFNPRGADVDVVLDLMIHDIDIITSIVPSPIKTIHAVGVPVITNSSDIANVRMIFENGCTANITVSRISKTNIRKIRIFQPRSFISVDYGKKEIYTIKHLDELNENGHPKEEFNHFCFAETDALETELKAFILNIQHRTAPKIGGREGRKALKIAHQIIDQMKNYIIEHKELLEIDN, encoded by the coding sequence ATGATCAAAAGTAGAATTGGTGTGATCGGTGTTGGCTATCTTGGCCTGCACCACGCTCGTAAATATGCTGCGATGGAAAATGTAGATCTGGTAGGAGTTGCTGATATTGACATAAGCCGAGCTAAAGAGATTGCCCATCAGCTTAACACCCGATCCTTTGGCGATTTCAAAGAGTTGCTGCCTCTTGTTGATGCGGTCAGCATTGTTGTGCCGACAAAAAAACATTTTGAGGTTGCTAACGCCTGTCTTGATTATGGTGTTGACGTTCTTATCGAAAAACCGATAACGGTTACAATTGATGAGGCGGATGCACTCATATCAAAGGCTGAACTTTGCAAAAGAGTTTTGCAGGTGGGTCACATTGAACAGTTCAACCCGGCAGTTCTTGCAATGGAGCAGTATATTACGTCGCCTATTTTTATCGAGTCCCAGAGAATTCACTCATTTAATCCGCGCGGAGCTGATGTCGATGTTGTACTTGATTTAATGATTCATGATATTGATATTATTACCAGTATTGTCCCTTCACCCATCAAGACAATCCATGCTGTCGGCGTACCGGTAATAACCAATAGTTCAGACATAGCCAATGTCCGCATGATTTTTGAAAATGGATGCACTGCTAATATTACGGTCAGCCGCATCTCTAAAACCAATATCCGAAAAATTCGTATCTTTCAGCCTCGGTCATTTATCTCGGTTGATTATGGTAAAAAAGAGATTTATACCATTAAACACCTTGACGAACTTAACGAGAACGGACACCCAAAAGAAGAGTTCAATCATTTTTGTTTTGCAGAAACAGATGCGTTGGAAACCGAACTAAAGGCCTTTATTTTAAACATTCAGCATCGCACGGCTCCCAAAATTGGAGGTCGTGAAGGTCGAAAGGCCTTGAAAATCGCCCATCAGATTATTGATCAGATGAAAAATTACATTATTGAGCATAAGGAGTTACTGGAGATAGATAACTAG